A stretch of the Bacillus anthracis str. Vollum genome encodes the following:
- a CDS encoding DUF4029 domain-containing protein, which yields MLRRKLLYLLLTVPLYAWLISMTKIELMALFLGYVFIFSNLNRIQEQSILEICIFSISIELFSIVSIILLNELFRWIHSFELMKFGNVVLQVICAYIVFVVLDKIVGQQTVFQDNRKWE from the coding sequence ATGCTAAGACGAAAACTACTATATCTACTTTTAACTGTACCACTATACGCTTGGCTCATTAGCATGACGAAAATAGAATTGATGGCTTTATTTTTAGGATATGTATTCATCTTTTCCAACTTAAATCGCATTCAAGAGCAATCTATTTTAGAAATATGTATATTTTCGATTAGTATAGAATTATTTAGTATCGTTTCGATTATATTGTTAAATGAATTATTCCGATGGATCCATTCATTTGAATTAATGAAATTTGGGAATGTTGTATTGCAAGTAATATGTGCTTATATTGTGTTTGTTGTGTTAGACAAAATAGTCGGCCAGCAGACAGTTTTTCAGGATAATAGAAAATGGGAGTGA